One window of the Pyrinomonadaceae bacterium genome contains the following:
- a CDS encoding bifunctional riboflavin kinase/FAD synthetase encodes MRLFHGTENADISRPTVLTLGVFDGLHLGHQLIMKTVVERARAVRAVPTVITFEPHPRAVLHPASAPPLLQTLDQKIEALGVLGIEQAIVIHFDQAFAQIRAEDFLRNVVRERLQAKEVYLGRGFFFGHNREGNIDLLRSASQRLGFFADEVPEVRLRGTRIGSTRIRELLQQGRVNLSRRLLGRPYGVEGPVVRGAARGAGLGFPTANLRPHNRVIPRTGVYVTATLIEGQWRRSVTNIGVRPTFGDATEPSVETFVMNWSGDLYGDVLRVRFLHRLREEKKFGSVDELKSQIDRDVLRAQRYFERGCVKRSLAIV; translated from the coding sequence ATGAGACTTTTTCACGGAACCGAAAACGCCGACATCTCGCGCCCGACGGTTTTGACGCTCGGTGTGTTTGATGGGCTGCATCTTGGCCATCAGCTGATCATGAAAACGGTGGTCGAACGCGCGCGGGCGGTGCGCGCGGTGCCAACGGTCATCACGTTTGAGCCGCATCCGCGCGCGGTTCTGCATCCCGCGTCCGCGCCGCCGCTGCTGCAAACTCTGGATCAAAAGATTGAAGCGCTGGGCGTGTTGGGTATCGAGCAAGCCATCGTCATTCATTTCGATCAGGCGTTCGCGCAAATCAGGGCTGAAGATTTCCTGCGCAATGTTGTGCGCGAGCGTTTACAGGCGAAAGAGGTTTATCTCGGCCGCGGGTTCTTCTTTGGCCATAATCGTGAAGGCAACATTGATCTGCTGCGCAGCGCCAGCCAGCGTCTCGGTTTTTTTGCCGATGAAGTGCCTGAAGTGAGATTGCGCGGAACACGCATCGGGTCCACACGCATTCGCGAACTGCTGCAACAGGGGCGCGTGAATTTGTCGCGGAGACTGTTGGGCCGGCCCTACGGTGTTGAAGGTCCGGTTGTGCGCGGCGCCGCGCGCGGAGCGGGCCTGGGCTTCCCGACCGCAAACCTGCGGCCACACAATCGGGTGATTCCGCGGACCGGCGTCTACGTCACCGCGACCTTAATCGAAGGCCAATGGCGTCGCAGCGTCACCAACATCGGTGTGCGTCCGACCTTCGGCGATGCGACTGAACCGTCGGTAGAAACCTTCGTGATGAATTGGTCAGGCGATTTGTACGGGGACGTCTTGCGTGTGAGATTTCTGCACCGGCTGCGCGAGGAAAAGAAGTTTGGATCAGTTGACGAGTTAAAATCGCAAATCGATCGAGATGTGTTGCGCGCTCAACGTTACTTTGAACGCGGGTGTGTAAAGCGATCGCTGGCGATTGTGTGA
- a CDS encoding M14 family zinc carboxypeptidase, translating into MRKRSLTLSVLLFVAFSIQSDAIIGSAASQSKTIPTPHDVLGFTPGDDRKLASWAKIVEYFQKLDAASERVKFEEIGKSTMGVPFVYATISAPENLGRLDEFKEIQRQLADPRLLGSQTNPALADRKARLLIARGKTIVLITCGIHSTEVGSTLSSTLIAHRLASSNEPEIQEMLRNTIVVLVPSLNPDGVDIVKNWYDKTLGTPYEGTEPPELYHKYVGHDNNRDWYAFTQVETQLTVDKLHNAWHPQIVHDIHQQGAFGSRLFLPPYMQPVEPNVPKRIVEGYTELGNWMAAEMRKAGFRGITTNSTYDAWTPARAYSHYHGGVRILSETASARIASPRTVTFDELRSRESTEGSNSAGYDPKTESANFGPVWRGGEWKLGDITNYMTTGAFTLLKHAAQNRERWLQRFYEIGKEAVRPRKEGELIGFKISAGRLADVLVRGGVEVQPIPVKSVIISGNRRVPAEVPGGEVFVPMAQPYGAHAKALLENQVYPNLRSESGSPIPPYDVTAHTLPLLFGLPAEPVYEPIRTTGTVKADLVGGSEVQKTSPNRPRSDSRTGLYKSYVPSMDEGWTRWVFEDWEVPYGTLLDNEIRKDGLRRKYDTIIIPDQPQAAILNGHRKGAMPEEYTGGLGEKGVKALREFVEQGGTLICLNRASNFAIEQFKLPVRDVVAGLPRTDFYVPGSILRIELNPNHPMAKEMPKESIAWVENSPVFEITENFFSVPWGKVVAWYPHDRDPLISGWLLGGHRLKGKAALVEVGLGKGRIILFGFRPQYRGQSLATYPLLFNAIAQR; encoded by the coding sequence ATGCGTAAACGGTCTCTAACCCTAAGCGTCCTTCTCTTCGTCGCTTTTTCGATCCAATCTGATGCGATCATTGGTTCCGCCGCATCGCAATCCAAAACCATCCCCACGCCGCACGACGTCCTCGGGTTCACGCCGGGCGACGATCGGAAACTCGCTAGTTGGGCGAAGATCGTCGAGTACTTTCAAAAACTCGACGCGGCCAGCGAACGGGTGAAGTTTGAAGAGATCGGCAAGTCAACGATGGGCGTGCCGTTTGTTTACGCGACGATCAGCGCGCCTGAGAATCTAGGCAGGCTCGATGAATTCAAAGAGATTCAGCGGCAACTTGCCGATCCTCGTCTGCTCGGCTCACAAACGAATCCTGCGCTTGCCGATCGTAAAGCACGCTTGCTAATTGCTCGCGGCAAGACCATCGTTCTGATTACCTGCGGCATTCACTCAACCGAAGTCGGCTCGACACTTTCCAGCACATTGATCGCGCACCGGCTCGCATCTTCGAACGAACCCGAGATTCAGGAGATGCTTCGCAATACGATCGTTGTGCTCGTGCCTTCATTGAATCCCGACGGTGTCGACATCGTGAAGAACTGGTACGACAAGACCCTTGGCACTCCTTACGAAGGCACCGAACCGCCCGAGCTTTATCACAAGTATGTTGGCCACGATAACAATCGCGACTGGTACGCGTTCACCCAGGTCGAGACGCAGCTGACCGTCGACAAGCTGCACAACGCTTGGCATCCGCAGATTGTCCACGACATTCATCAGCAGGGCGCGTTCGGCTCGCGCCTGTTTCTGCCGCCATACATGCAGCCGGTCGAACCCAACGTGCCGAAGAGAATCGTCGAGGGCTATACCGAGCTTGGCAACTGGATGGCCGCCGAGATGCGCAAGGCCGGCTTTCGGGGCATCACCACCAATTCGACTTATGACGCATGGACGCCCGCGCGCGCGTATTCGCATTACCACGGCGGCGTGAGGATTTTGTCTGAGACTGCATCGGCGCGAATTGCCTCACCTCGAACGGTGACGTTTGATGAGTTGCGGTCGCGAGAGTCGACCGAAGGTTCAAATTCAGCAGGCTATGACCCCAAAACAGAGTCGGCCAACTTTGGCCCGGTCTGGCGCGGCGGCGAATGGAAGCTCGGCGACATCACCAACTACATGACCACCGGCGCGTTCACCTTGCTCAAGCACGCTGCGCAAAATCGCGAGCGATGGTTGCAGCGGTTTTATGAGATTGGGAAAGAGGCGGTGCGGCCAAGGAAGGAAGGGGAACTGATTGGATTCAAGATTAGCGCGGGAAGGCTAGCAGATGTCCTGGTCCGTGGTGGCGTCGAGGTTCAGCCGATTCCGGTCAAAAGCGTGATCATAAGCGGAAATAGACGCGTCCCGGCTGAAGTACCGGGAGGCGAGGTCTTCGTCCCCATGGCGCAACCCTATGGAGCTCACGCCAAGGCGTTGCTGGAAAACCAGGTTTACCCAAACTTGCGGAGCGAGTCGGGCAGCCCCATTCCTCCCTACGATGTGACTGCGCACACACTGCCGTTGCTGTTTGGATTACCAGCAGAACCGGTCTATGAACCAATTCGCACCACAGGAACTGTCAAGGCTGATCTTGTTGGAGGCAGCGAAGTTCAGAAAACTTCTCCAAACCGCCCTAGATCGGATTCGCGCACCGGTCTTTACAAATCTTACGTGCCGTCGATGGACGAAGGGTGGACGCGATGGGTTTTTGAAGATTGGGAGGTTCCGTACGGAACGCTTCTGGATAACGAAATTAGAAAGGATGGCTTGCGACGTAAATACGACACTATAATCATCCCCGATCAACCTCAGGCTGCCATCCTCAACGGCCATCGCAAGGGCGCGATGCCGGAAGAGTACACCGGCGGTCTCGGCGAAAAGGGTGTGAAAGCTCTGCGCGAGTTTGTCGAACAGGGTGGAACGCTTATCTGTCTCAATCGCGCGTCGAACTTTGCGATCGAGCAATTCAAGCTCCCGGTGCGTGATGTGGTTGCCGGACTGCCGCGTACGGATTTTTACGTCCCCGGATCGATCCTGCGGATTGAACTCAACCCGAACCATCCGATGGCGAAAGAAATGCCGAAGGAATCGATCGCCTGGGTCGAGAACTCGCCGGTGTTTGAGATTACGGAGAACTTTTTCTCAGTCCCGTGGGGAAAGGTAGTCGCATGGTATCCGCACGATCGCGACCCTTTGATTTCCGGCTGGCTGCTTGGCGGTCATCGGCTCAAGGGGAAAGCGGCGTTGGTCGAAGTGGGTTTAGGCAAAGGGCGCATCATCCTCTTTGGCTTCCGGCCGCAGTATCGAGGCCAATCGCTGGCGACCTACCCGCTGCTATTTAACGCGATCGCGCAACGATAA
- a CDS encoding RNA-binding domain-containing protein, producing the protein MARRRFRSNQRHEPVTERSFQEYLYSSGAPQTSRTELMRMVRGGEDTYLELKVKLSNSERIAQGIVALANTGGGVIVFGVNDQLRVEGVDHPEEVQDELVRICYEEIAPPLIPFIDRLAFDNGRRIVALEVQGKQRPYRTRDGKFFVRIGADKREATDDELSALLNDTKPYSYESLAAIGAKIEDIDEAHLWSFMRGFSGGAFDETTVKGYPTAEILERYLLLAMNSARGLVPTFAGLLLFGSDESVARLLPQSSVTATRFSGDSAQAPIVERVELKGNLATIYESMLKFVSRYADLWDARPNLPKTTAEDHSGLPARANYQRASISEALANALVHRDLALRDISTRIHIFDRAIEIVNSRRSAGFVPAGLRASKFGVAQRLNPQIASIFSNSAYGLTPAHGGLPMLLKESRMFSGRLPDLAAFNDEFRVRIHGI; encoded by the coding sequence ATGGCTCGCAGAAGATTTCGCAGCAACCAGCGGCACGAGCCGGTCACCGAGCGCTCTTTTCAGGAATATCTTTATTCCAGCGGCGCGCCGCAGACTTCGCGCACCGAACTGATGCGCATGGTGCGCGGCGGCGAAGACACCTACCTCGAACTCAAAGTAAAACTCTCGAACTCTGAACGAATCGCGCAGGGGATCGTCGCCCTCGCGAATACCGGCGGCGGCGTGATCGTCTTCGGCGTCAACGATCAACTGCGCGTCGAGGGCGTCGACCATCCGGAAGAAGTTCAGGACGAGTTGGTGCGCATCTGTTATGAAGAGATCGCGCCGCCACTGATTCCGTTCATCGATCGGCTGGCGTTCGACAACGGCCGGCGCATCGTCGCGCTGGAAGTGCAAGGGAAGCAGCGGCCGTATCGCACGCGCGACGGAAAGTTTTTTGTGCGCATTGGCGCCGACAAGCGCGAAGCGACTGATGACGAGCTGTCGGCGCTGCTTAATGATACAAAGCCCTATAGTTACGAAAGCCTGGCGGCAATTGGCGCGAAAATTGAGGACATCGACGAAGCTCATCTTTGGAGCTTCATGCGCGGGTTTTCCGGTGGCGCCTTCGATGAAACAACAGTCAAAGGCTACCCGACGGCAGAAATACTCGAGCGGTACTTGTTGTTGGCGATGAATAGTGCGCGCGGACTCGTGCCGACGTTCGCCGGACTCCTTTTGTTCGGGAGCGATGAAAGCGTCGCGCGTTTGCTGCCACAGTCTTCGGTCACGGCGACGCGTTTCAGCGGGGACAGCGCTCAGGCGCCGATCGTTGAGCGAGTCGAGCTGAAGGGCAACCTCGCCACGATTTATGAATCGATGTTGAAGTTCGTCAGCCGGTATGCCGACCTTTGGGACGCGCGGCCTAACCTGCCGAAAACGACCGCCGAAGATCATTCCGGCTTGCCCGCGCGCGCGAACTACCAGCGCGCATCGATTTCCGAAGCGCTGGCAAATGCGTTGGTTCATCGCGACCTGGCTTTGCGCGACATTTCCACGCGCATTCACATATTCGATCGTGCGATTGAGATCGTTAACTCGCGTCGCAGCGCCGGGTTCGTCCCGGCTGGTTTGCGCGCGTCAAAGTTTGGCGTGGCGCAAAGGTTAAATCCGCAAATCGCTTCGATCTTTTCCAATTCGGCGTACGGCTTGACGCCGGCGCACGGCGGCTTGCCAATGTTGTTGAAGGAATCGCGAATGTTCTCAGGGCGTCTGCCCGACCTCGCCGCGTTCAATGATGAGTTCCGCGTGCGGATTCATGGGATCTGA
- the folK gene encoding 2-amino-4-hydroxy-6-hydroxymethyldihydropteridine diphosphokinase, producing the protein MFSHRNHAKAYVGLGSNLGDRAGNLLLAVRGMMEASLCVTRVSSIYETEAVSEVQQPPFLNMVVEVGNTLPTPEQVMARLLRIEFALGRTRELKDGPRTIDLDLLLYGEVLKDSEFLRLPHPCLHERRFVLEPLVEIAPHVIHPRLKTSAAELLDSVADESAVRRWTP; encoded by the coding sequence ATGTTCTCGCACCGCAATCACGCAAAAGCTTACGTCGGATTGGGGTCGAATCTCGGCGATCGCGCCGGCAACCTGTTGCTGGCGGTGCGCGGAATGATGGAAGCGTCCTTGTGCGTCACCCGCGTGTCTTCGATCTATGAAACTGAGGCTGTCAGCGAGGTTCAACAGCCACCCTTTCTCAACATGGTGGTTGAGGTAGGAAATACTCTGCCAACGCCTGAGCAAGTAATGGCGCGTTTGCTGCGCATTGAATTCGCGCTGGGTCGGACTCGCGAACTGAAAGACGGCCCGCGTACGATCGATCTCGATCTGTTGCTTTACGGTGAGGTCCTGAAAGACTCGGAGTTCCTGCGGCTGCCGCATCCGTGCTTGCATGAACGCCGCTTCGTACTGGAGCCGCTGGTTGAGATCGCGCCGCACGTCATTCATCCGAGGTTGAAAACGAGCGCCGCCGAATTATTGGATAGCGTTGCAGACGAGTCGGCGGTGCGGCGCTGGACGCCGTGA
- a CDS encoding amidase, whose translation MNRRSFVRRSLAGAAGAAAATVSVRARSESREVAPHANPAAFELDELTVADLQAGMSSGKYSARSLTEKYLDRINDIDKRGPALKSVIEVNPDAESIAAEMDRERKAGRLRGPLHGIPVLIKDNIDTHDRMMTTAGSLALTGSIPSQDSTVARKLREAGAVIIGKTNLSEWANFRSSHSSSGWSARGGQTKNPYVLDRNPCGSSSGTGAAIAANLAAVGVGTETDGSVVCPSNACSLVGIKPTLGLISRAGIIPIAHSQDTAGPMCRTVMDAALLLAGIAGFDSRDPVTKSGAGQSRERYYTTSLDPNGLRGARIGVQRKSHGFNDAVDKLMHDSIDVLKRLGAIVIDPADIPTQGKFDDSEFEVLLYEFKADLNKYLSSLGPSAPVKSLKDVIDFNEKNRDRELRYFGQDIMIKAQAKGPLTERKYRMALAKNHRLTRTLGIDAVMNKHRLDAIIAPTGGPPWPTDLVNGDHFTGGYSSASAVAGYPHITVPAGYVFGLPVGISFFGRAWSEATLIKFAYAYEQATKARRAPKFLETANLD comes from the coding sequence ATGAATCGCAGAAGTTTTGTGCGTCGCAGCCTCGCCGGTGCGGCCGGCGCTGCCGCCGCGACGGTTTCTGTCCGTGCCCGATCGGAATCACGCGAAGTCGCGCCCCACGCGAATCCAGCCGCTTTCGAATTAGATGAGTTGACGGTTGCCGATCTGCAAGCCGGCATGTCTTCCGGCAAGTACAGCGCACGGTCGCTTACCGAAAAATATCTCGACCGCATCAACGACATCGACAAGCGGGGACCCGCATTGAAATCGGTGATCGAAGTGAATCCTGACGCCGAATCGATCGCCGCTGAGATGGATCGCGAGCGCAAGGCTGGTCGCCTGCGCGGCCCGCTCCACGGAATTCCGGTTCTAATCAAAGACAACATCGATACGCATGATCGGATGATGACGACGGCGGGGTCGCTCGCCTTGACCGGATCGATTCCGTCACAGGATTCAACGGTTGCCAGGAAGCTGCGCGAAGCCGGCGCGGTGATCATTGGGAAAACGAACCTGAGTGAGTGGGCAAATTTCCGTTCAAGTCATTCATCGAGCGGCTGGAGCGCCCGCGGCGGACAAACAAAGAATCCTTACGTGCTGGATCGAAATCCGTGCGGTTCGAGTTCCGGCACCGGCGCAGCCATCGCCGCGAATCTCGCGGCCGTTGGCGTCGGCACTGAGACTGACGGATCGGTTGTTTGTCCTTCGAATGCGTGTTCGCTTGTAGGAATTAAGCCGACGCTGGGACTGATCAGTCGCGCGGGAATCATTCCCATTGCGCATAGTCAGGACACCGCGGGGCCGATGTGCCGGACTGTCATGGATGCGGCGCTCTTGCTGGCCGGGATAGCGGGCTTTGATTCGCGCGACCCCGTGACGAAGTCCGGCGCGGGACAAAGCCGCGAACGATATTACACGACGTCTTTAGATCCGAATGGCTTGCGCGGTGCGCGCATCGGTGTGCAGCGGAAATCGCACGGCTTCAACGACGCGGTCGATAAGCTAATGCACGACAGCATCGACGTGCTGAAGCGACTGGGCGCGATCGTGATCGATCCGGCCGACATTCCGACGCAAGGCAAGTTCGACGACTCAGAATTTGAAGTGCTGCTCTACGAATTCAAAGCCGACCTAAACAAGTATCTCTCTTCGCTTGGCCCAAGCGCGCCGGTGAAAAGCTTGAAAGACGTAATCGACTTTAACGAGAAGAATCGGGATCGCGAGCTGCGCTACTTCGGCCAGGACATCATGATCAAGGCGCAGGCAAAAGGGCCTTTGACCGAGCGAAAGTACCGGATGGCGCTCGCCAAGAACCACCGGCTTACGCGGACGCTCGGAATTGACGCGGTGATGAACAAGCACCGTCTGGACGCGATCATTGCGCCGACTGGCGGCCCACCCTGGCCGACGGACTTGGTTAACGGGGATCACTTCACGGGCGGATATTCGAGTGCGTCCGCGGTGGCCGGCTATCCGCATATCACAGTGCCTGCTGGTTACGTGTTTGGATTGCCGGTGGGCATTTCATTTTTCGGCCGCGCGTGGAGCGAAGCTACGTTAATTAAGTTCGCCTACGCGTACGAACAAGCGACGAAGGCGCGGCGTGCGCCGAAGTTCCTGGAGACAGCAAATTTGGATTGA